From the genome of Carnobacterium viridans:
TCAAAATCTCATCAGCTCGTTCAGCTGTATGAAAGTAATTCGTGGCATTCAACGCTACTAAAACGACGAGCATCACAAGAAAAACGATGGCCATTGTAACCAAAATAAATTTTCTCCTCAACTTCTCTATCATTTAGTAACCTCCAGCGAATACCCTACACCACGAGTAGCAACAATTTTGACGTGAACATCCAGCGTTGCTAATTTTTTGCGCAAATTACTTAAATGAACCCAGATACTATTCATTTCAACGTCCGTGTCCCATCCCCAAATTTGTTCAATCATTTGTTCTGCAGAAAACAATTGTTTAGGATTTTCCATCAACAAATGTAAAATTTGAAATTCTTTATTTGACAATTTTAGTTCTTCCTTGTCTTTACTGATGCGCATAGTGTCACTATCCAACTTTAAATCTTCAAAAGTAATTATTTTAGGTTGCAATATCGTTTTGCGCCGAGTCATTGCTCTCACTCGCGCCAGCAATTCTCCCATTGCAAATGGTTTCGTTAAATAATCATCTGCTCCTAAATCCAGCCCATCGATTCTATCCTCAATAGCTGCTTTTGCCGTCAAAAGTAAAACAGGGGTTTGTTTGCCCTCTTTTCGTAATTTCTCTAACACTTCCAGTCCAGAATACGTGGGCATCATGATATCAAGAATAATGCCATCGTATTCAGCTAAATCAGCATATTCATAGGCATCTTTC
Proteins encoded in this window:
- a CDS encoding response regulator transcription factor, with translation MRLLLADDEQELVRAIQVILESQGYAVDSVYDGKDAYEYADLAEYDGIILDIMMPTYSGLEVLEKLRKEGKQTPVLLLTAKAAIEDRIDGLDLGADDYLTKPFAMGELLARVRAMTRRKTILQPKIITFEDLKLDSDTMRISKDKEELKLSNKEFQILHLLMENPKQLFSAEQMIEQIWGWDTDVEMNSIWVHLSNLRKKLATLDVHVKIVATRGVGYSLEVTK